Part of the Bacteroidales bacterium genome is shown below.
GCACGGGCAATACGCCTCTGTTCTTCCTTATTCCCTATATTTACCATCCTGGCTTTGCCCTCCCTGTCGGTATGACTGAATTTTTGCATATCTTTCCCTGTTCTGATTTTTACACTGTGAATAAAGATCAACCTGAATCTCTTTATCAGGGCCATCACCCTCCCATGCGATAAAAAGTACAGGTAGTATTGATGCCACCTTTACGGGGCTTTCTGTCCAAAGCAAGCGCAAAAGCCTTTTCTTTACCCAATTTTCTAATATCGAAGCCCATATTACTAAACAAGCAGGGCTTCAACCTTCCATCGGAAGTTAAACGCAAACGGTTACAATTTCTGCAATCTCCACCGGTTCCGCCTTCTACAACGGAAAAAGTTCCTTTATTCAGATCCATCTCCCGTATGAGTCGTAACTCCAATCCGTTTCTATGACAAAAATCTTTTAAGTTTCTTTGGTCATCTTCGGTAAAACCCTTATGAACCACCGTATTGATTTTAACAGGATTTAATCCTTCCCTTTGTGCGGATTCCACCCCTTCAATCGCTTTCAGAAGATCCCCTCCGCGGGTTATTCTGCTGTACTTTTCCGGATCAAGGGTATCCAGGCTTACATTAACCCTGTCCAGCCCGGACTTTGCTAGGTCCCTGGCATAATCCTTCAGAAAAATACCGTTGGTAGTCATGGAAAGGTCCTTAATCCCTTTTATATCAGAAAGCATTTTAACAAGCTTAATGATATCCCGCCGGATCAGAGGTTCTCCACCGGTAAGCCTTACCTTGTCAATTCCCTGACCTACAGCATAACGAACCGTATCTGTAATTTCCTCATAGGAAAGAATATCTTCGTAACGCAGAAGCTCTACTCCTCCGGGCGGCATACAATAGTAACACCGCAGGTTGCATTTATCTGTAACGGAAACCCGGAGATAGTTAATCTTTCTGTTATATCTGTCGTACATGAACCAAAGTATCCTTTTTAAGCATCTCAGTTTCTGAAGGGATATGAATAAAGCCATCGGCATCCAGTAAAGCATGTATATGACCCGAACCATGATAATTCACAGCATATACCTTCCCTTCCTTTATTTTTACTGGCTTCCAGGTATCACGCCCTGATTTTTTTTGCCTGAAGTCCGAACCCAGGGGCATTTTGATTTCCGCCGGCTTATAATGGGTCCCC
Proteins encoded:
- a CDS encoding radical SAM protein; this translates as MYDRYNRKINYLRVSVTDKCNLRCYYCMPPGGVELLRYEDILSYEEITDTVRYAVGQGIDKVRLTGGEPLIRRDIIKLVKMLSDIKGIKDLSMTTNGIFLKDYARDLAKSGLDRVNVSLDTLDPEKYSRITRGGDLLKAIEGVESAQREGLNPVKINTVVHKGFTEDDQRNLKDFCHRNGLELRLIREMDLNKGTFSVVEGGTGGDCRNCNRLRLTSDGRLKPCLFSNMGFDIRKLGKEKAFALALDRKPRKGGINTTCTFYRMGG